The Prevotella melaninogenica genome window below encodes:
- a CDS encoding patatin-like phospholipase family protein produces MKKKPYPTVAVFSGGGTRYALYLGMYAAMQHYGVKPDLLIAACGGSIAANIINSFATDEQRKAFIQSEELYRFVQNTRMTRFKMLYKIGVYCQRKVRNTFYAPYIENIFDKFIVDMPTDIRPLLPSLAVRPTLPTIVVGARLLFDRADIGKERNGRKLYRKVLFTDAETARNIDLLAVNCNFKSYEGSAIDSQVELFQDVPLPIATRISVSDMFYVQPVHYKGAYFAGGIIDLMPIELAEQLGETIIFEKKKGFGTIDEALIRAVFGYSGNRRLQEVMTHSVNYWVDTADMNQALSGHYIEKNINLLKLQVELKLPKTYAQFVKDMNFQWQYGYDRVAQHFKNKQV; encoded by the coding sequence ATGAAAAAGAAACCTTATCCAACGGTTGCGGTTTTTTCTGGCGGTGGTACACGTTATGCTTTGTATCTCGGCATGTATGCGGCGATGCAACATTATGGTGTAAAGCCCGACCTGCTGATTGCCGCTTGCGGTGGCAGTATCGCTGCCAACATCATCAACTCGTTTGCTACCGACGAGCAGCGAAAGGCCTTTATACAGTCGGAAGAGCTGTATCGCTTTGTGCAAAACACCCGAATGACACGTTTCAAAATGCTGTATAAGATAGGTGTCTATTGCCAGCGCAAGGTGCGAAACACATTCTATGCTCCTTATATAGAAAATATTTTCGATAAATTTATCGTAGACATGCCCACCGACATACGCCCGCTTTTGCCCTCGTTGGCTGTTCGACCAACCCTTCCCACCATCGTAGTAGGTGCCCGATTGTTGTTTGACAGGGCTGACATCGGTAAAGAAAGAAACGGAAGAAAACTTTATCGGAAGGTGCTTTTTACCGATGCCGAGACAGCTAGAAACATCGATTTGCTGGCTGTTAACTGCAATTTTAAAAGCTATGAGGGTAGTGCCATCGACTCGCAAGTTGAGCTGTTTCAAGATGTTCCCTTACCCATTGCCACCCGAATATCTGTTTCGGATATGTTCTACGTTCAGCCCGTGCATTACAAAGGTGCCTATTTTGCGGGCGGAATTATTGATTTGATGCCCATAGAACTGGCCGAACAACTTGGCGAAACAATTATCTTTGAGAAGAAAAAGGGGTTTGGCACCATCGACGAGGCACTTATTAGAGCCGTATTTGGATATAGTGGAAACCGCCGATTGCAAGAAGTGATGACGCATTCGGTGAACTATTGGGTAGACACGGCCGACATGAACCAGGCACTTTCGGGCCATTACATCGAAAAAAACATCAATCTTCTGAAGCTCCAGGTAGAACTGAAACTGCCCAAAACCTATGCTCAGTTTGTAAAAGATATGAACTTTCAATGGCAATACGGATACGATAGGGTTGCCCAACATTTTAAAAACAAACAGGTATGA
- a CDS encoding CDP-alcohol phosphatidyltransferase family protein — translation MISVYSIKPQFQRVLTPILELLHRAKVTANQITLWACVLSLVIGILFWFAGDVGTWLYLCLPVGLLIRMALNALDGMMARRYNQITRKGELLNEVGDVVSDTIIYFPLLKYHPESLYFIVAFIALSIINEYAGVMGKVLSAERRYDGPMGKSDRAFVLGLYGVVCLFGINLSGYSVYIFGVIDLLLVLSTWIRIKKTLKVTRNSQTPE, via the coding sequence ATGATATCTGTCTATTCCATCAAACCGCAGTTTCAACGGGTGTTAACGCCTATTTTAGAGTTGTTGCATCGTGCAAAAGTTACTGCCAACCAAATCACCTTGTGGGCTTGTGTCCTCTCACTTGTCATCGGCATTTTGTTTTGGTTTGCGGGCGATGTGGGTACATGGCTCTACCTTTGCCTGCCTGTGGGACTGCTGATACGTATGGCCCTGAATGCCTTAGACGGCATGATGGCTCGTCGTTACAATCAAATAACCCGAAAGGGAGAGCTGTTAAACGAAGTGGGTGATGTCGTTTCGGACACCATTATTTATTTTCCGCTGTTGAAGTATCATCCCGAAAGTCTTTATTTTATTGTGGCTTTCATTGCCCTCAGCATTATTAATGAATACGCAGGAGTGATGGGAAAGGTGCTGTCGGCAGAACGACGGTATGATGGTCCGATGGGCAAGAGCGACCGTGCTTTCGTTCTCGGCCTCTACGGGGTGGTCTGTTTGTTTGGTATAAACCTTTCAGGATATTCCGTTTACATCTTTGGGGTTATCGATTTGTTGCTTGTACTCAGCACGTGGATTAGGATAAAGAAGACGTTAAAAGTAACCAGGAATTCGCAAACGCCTGAGTAA